The genomic segment AAATTTTGACTATGCCTTTGATGAAACATTAGGTTATTTAACAGCATCACCAGAGAATATCGGAACAGGAATGAAGGCATCAGTAGTATTACATTTGCCAGCTCTTAGTATGAGTGAAGAAATTAGTAATATATCCAAAAAACTTGGTAAGCTAGGGATTGCTATAAAAGGAGTCCATTTAGATGGTACAAAAGTTTTTGGAAATTTATACAGAATATTTAATAAAGTGTCATTAGGTTTGACAGAGGAGAATATTATAAATAAATTAAAAGAAGCAGTTTGGAGCATAATAATAGAGGAAAATAAATTCCGAGAAATATTACTTAGTAAATGTAGACATGAATTAGAGGATAAGATATATAGAGCATATGGAATACTGAAATATGCAATGATTTTGGATTTTAAAGAGTCTATTGAACTATTATCAAATGTTAGATTAGGAGCGGAATTATCAATTATAAATATTGATAAGGGTAAGTTAGATAAACTATTTATTCTAATTACTAATTCATCCCTTCAAAATTATTTAAAAAAATCACTAGATGATAAGGAAATTAAGTATGAAAGAGCTAAATTAGTGAAAGAAATGTTAACCTAAGGAGAAGATAGGAGGTTTAAAGTATATGGAATATAATAAATTAACAGAAAGGGCACAAGCAGTAATTTTAGAAGCTGAAAATGAATCAGAAAAATTTAAACATGGGTATGTTGGAACTGAGCATATATTACTTGGCATATTAAAAGAAGATGGATATTCTGCTAAGTTATTAAAAAAATATGGGGTTAATAGTGAGAATATTAGAAATATGATACAAAGATACTTGGGTTATGGGGATATCAAGAAAACAGACGATAATATTTTACTGACCCCTCGTACCAAAAGGTTAATAGATGAAAGTTTCGCAGCAGCAAAAAGATTAAATCATAAATATGTTAGCCCTGAACATATTTTATTAGCCTTACTTAATCAAGAAGAAGGAATGGCATACACTATATTAAAAAGCTTGAATCTTAACTTCACCATTATAAGTGAAGAATTACTTGTATTCTTATCTGGTACTTATGAAGATAAAGCTAGCGATAAAAATATAATTGATAATAAGAAAGCTAATACTCCAATGCTTGATAAGTATGGAAGGGATTTAACAGTACTATCTAAGGAACAAGGACTAGATCCTGTAATTGGAAGGGATAATGAAACTCAAAGGTTATTAGAAATTCTTTGTAGGAGAATTAAAAATAACCCGTGTCTGATTGGGGAACCAGGTGTTGGTAAAACTGCTGTAGTTGAAGGACTAGCACAGAGAATAGTGGAGGGAAATATTCCAGAGATACTTAGAAATAAAAGAGTTGTTTCTTTAGATTTAACATCTATGATTGCAGGAGCTAAGTATAGAGGTGAATTTGAGGAAAGACTTAAGAAAACTATGGATGAAATAATTAAAGATAAAGATATAATTATTTTTATAGATGAGATTCATACTATTATAGGAGCAGGAGGAGCAGAAGGTGCTATCGATGCATCTAATATATTAAAGCCTGCTTTAGCAAGAGGAGAGATTCAATGTATAGGAGCCACAACTATAGATGAATATAGAAAGTATATTGAAAAGGATTCTGCATTAGAAAGAAGATTTCAACCTGTAACAGTGGGAGAGCCTTCAAAGGAAGAAACGCTAAAAATTCTTAAAGGATTAAGAGATAAATATGAAGCTCATCACAGAGTTGAAATAACAGATGAAGCTTTAGAAGCGGCCGTTAATTTGGCAGATAGGTATATAACAGATAGATTTATGCCGGACAAAGCCATTGATTTGATTGATGAAGGAGCTGCTAAAGTGAGAATCCAAAGCTTAACAGCCCCTCCGGATTTAAAAGATCTAGAAGAAAAAATTGAAAATATAGGTAAAGAAAAGGAAGAAGCTATACGAGTTCAAGACTTTGAGAGAGCTGCTAATTTAAGGGATAAAGAGAGAATTTTAAAAGAGCAGTTAGGTAATATGAAAGATAGTTGGGATACTCAGAATTCTATAAAGACACTAGTTGTAGATGCAGAAAAGATAGCGAGTGTAGTATCATCTTGGACTAAGATTCCAATTCAAAAATTAACTGAATCGGAAAGTGAAAGGTTATTAAAATTAGAGGAAATATTACACAAGAGAGTCGTTGGGCAAAATGAGGCGGTTAAATCTATAGCAAGGGCTGTGAGACGGGCAAGAGTTGGAATAAAGGATCCTAATAGACCAATAGGAAGTTTTATATTCTTAGGACCAACTGGAGTTGGAAAGACTGAGCTTTCTAAAGCACTTGCAGAAGCTATGTTTGGTGATGAAAATAATATTATAAGAATTGATATGTCAGAATACATGGAAAGTCATTCGGTATCTAGATTAATAGGATCGCCTCCAGGATATGTAGGACATGAAGAAGGTGGTCAACTTACAGAAGCTGTTAGAAGAAAACCTTATTCAATAGTTCTTTTAGATGAGATAGAAAAGGCAAATCCAGAGGTATTCAATATATTGCTTCAAATTATGGAAGATGGAAGACTTACTGATGGTAAAGGAAAAATAGTTAATTTTAAGAATACAATAATTATAATGACTTCAAATGTTGGTGCTCATCAAATTAAAAAGCAGAAAAGCATAGGATTTAGTAGCGTTACTTCTAAAAACGAAAATGAAACTGAATATGAAAAGATGAAGGAAAATATATTAGGGGAACTAAAGCAAAAATTTAGGCCAGAATTTTTAAATAGAATAGATGATACAATAGTATTCCACAAATTGAGTGATGAAGATTTAAATCAAATTATAGATTTAATGCTTGCATCAATAAGAAAAAGGCTTGAGGACAGAGATATATACTTAAACTTTGAAGATAATAGTAAAAAGTTCCTACTAAACAAAGGAATTGACCTTGATTATGGTGCAAGGCCACTTAGAAGATTGATAATAAAAGAGGTAGAAGATAAATTAAGTGAGGAAATATTACAAGGAAATATAAGAATCGGAGATAGGGTAAAGGTAAGTGAGTTAGAAAACAAACTTATTTTCAAAAGATTGGCTGAAAGCAATTTGGAGCTCAATAAGAATTAATTTATGTTAATGGGCTATTTCAACGCTATAAATTATTTATACATTGAAATAGTCCGTTTAGCTTAAAGATTAATATTTGGGTATTGAGTAGTTTAAAATGTATTAAATAGTAGGAGAAAATAGATATGAGTAAAGAAAAAAAGGAATTGGATTTAATTATAATTGGGGGTGGACCAGCAGGTCTTACAGCAGCAATGTATGCAGGAAGGGCAAAGTTGAATACTTTGTTGTTAGAAAATGAACTTGTGGGAGGTCAAGTTAGAAATAGTTATACTATAGAGAATTATCCAGGATTTAAAAGTATAGGTGGAGGAGATTTAGCTGATATATTTCAAGAGCAAGCTAGAGATCTTGGAGCAAATATTGATGAATTTGATTCAATTGAAAAAATATATATATCAGATGATGAAAAGATTATAGAAACTGAATCATATATATACCAACCTAAAGCTGTAATAATTGCTACAGGAGCGGCACCAAGAAAACTGCCTATTCCTCAAGAAGAACAATTTTCAGGAAGAGGAATTCATTACTGTGCTATTTGTGATGGAGCACTTTATCAAGGCAAAAAAGTTGCTGTTGTAGGCGGTGGAAATTCTGCACTAGAAGAGTCTATATTTTTAACTAGATTTGCTGAAAAAGTGTACCTAATCAGAAGATATGATTATTTTAAAGGGGAACAGTCATTAATTGATGAAGTTTTCAATAACCCTAAAATAGAGGTTCTATTAAATAAGGATTTAATTCAGGCTAATGGTAAGGAATTTTTGGAATCAGTTATCATAAAAGACACTAAGACTCAAGAAACTAGTAGCTTAGATGTTAATGCAGTTTTTGGGTATATAGGAACAGAGCCTAGAACAAAAGAAGTAAAGGATTATATAAAATTGAATGAGCAAGGATATATAATTACTGATGAAGATTTACAGACAAATATTCAAGGAGTATATGCAGCAGGGGATGTAAGACAAAAGAAGTATAGGCAAATAACAACTGCTGTATCAGATGGCACGATTGCGCTTTTAAATGCGGAAAAGTATATATTACGAAAAAGAAAATAGCATTAAGCATGGAAATATAAGTCAGATATTAATTGATATATGCCAAAATAATTAAGAGGCGCATATACGCCTCTTAATTATTTACCTAAAGCCTTTAAAATAGCAGGCTTATCAAAGCCTATAATAATATTATCATTAATATCTAATACTGGTACACCCATTTGATTAGACTTTTTTATCATTTCTTCTCTAGCTTCCATATCATCTTGAACATTTAATTCTTGAAATTCAATATTTTCTGATTTAAGAAAACTTTTTGCTTTAACGCACCAAGGACAAGTATTGGTAGTATATACTTTTACCATAAATGAATACGCCTCCTTAATAATTATTATTATATTGTAATTAATATTATAATATAGATTTTATAATCATTCAATATAACTAGAAAATAATGAGTTTATTATAAATTAAATTATAATTTGGTTATATATTGTTGTCTCATTATTAGAATAATCATTATAGAGTAATTTCGTTAATACATAACTAGTGAATTATATTTTATATTTATTTTCTAGTGTTGATATTAATATTATAATTTCTTTTTATTATATATTTGTTCTTTACTAATCTATTTTATAATAGCTTTTGCAATAATTTATTAAATATTCTAAGAACAAAAAATAAAATAGCCATAAAGTATTATATATAATGATTGGATGGAGGTTAAAAGCTAGCTATATTTAATTCAAAATATATGAGTAAGAAAGTAATATGCTATAATATAATTAAGATTTTTATTAAAAAAGTAAGATGTAATAAAGATCTAGAAACGAAGGGAGAGGTTTATGAAGAAAAAAACATTATATAGATGTAATAGTTGTGGTTTTGAAAGTATAAAGTGGCTTGGTAAATGCCCCACATGCAATAGTTGGAATACATTAGAGGAAATTACTATTGAAGCAAAAAATTTAGAGACCAGATCAAGACAGATAGCAAAAAAGCCGTTAAAAAAACTTTTTGAGATAGTTTCCAATAAAAGCGATAGAATAGTAACAGGGATAAATGAATTTGATAGAGTTATGGGTGGAGGAATCGTAAAGGATTCAATTTCGATTATAACAGCAAGACCAGGAGCGGGAAAATCAACACTTCTTCTTGAAATTTCCGATGCTGTCGCCCAAAAGGGATATAAAGTAATTTATGCGTCAGGGGAGGAAAGTGATAGTCAGATAAAAAATAGAGCAGATAGAATTCTTAATAAAATCCACGAAGATATATGGGTACTACAAGAAACAAGTCTTGATAATGTTTTAGATGCGGTTGAAGAAATAGATCCAGATATTATAATAATAGATAGTATACAAACATTTACTATGGAATCATCTTTGCCAGCGAGAGCAGGGTCACCTACACAAACTATGGAATGTGCTAATGCATTGCTTCAAGTGGCTAAAAACGATAAAAGGCCAAGAGCGGTTATAATAGTTGGGCAGATGACTAAAAGTGATGAACTTGCAGGGTTAAGAGCCTTAGAGCATTTAGTTGATACGGTGCTTATAATAGAAGATGATAGTGATGAAGAGTTAAGAGTACTTGTAAGCTCTAAAAATAGATTTGGTGGTATTGAAAATGGCTTCTTTCAAATGGGAGAGAGGGGGATTATTTCAATAGATAATCCATCAGAATTTTTTATGACAAAGCGTGAAGAAGGAGAAATTGTATCAGGAAGTGCATTAACCGTAATTAAAGAAGGAACAAGAGCAATAATAACTGAAATAGAAAGTTTAGTATCCAAGAGTTTTACTCCATATCCTACAAGAATAGGAGAAACATTAGGAAAGGATAAATTAAACACTTTGATATCTATACTTGAACAACGTGGAGGAATTAATTTATACGATAAGAATGTAATTATTAAAACTACAGGTGGTATAAAAATAAGAGAACAGGGCATTAATTTAGCTGTAATAATGAGTATAGTATCCTCAGTAAAGCAGCAGGGGATAGAATCAAATATAGCGTTTATAGCAGATGTAGGACTGACTGGGGAACTTAAAAAAGTACCATCATTAGAAAGTAGAATTAGGGAACTTGAGAGAATGGGATTTAAAAAGGTTTATGTTCCAAAGGATTCTATAGGAAAAAGCAGCAGCTTGAAGAAAATAGATATAATTGAATTAAAGACCTTGATGGATGTAATAAATAATGTTTATAGAAGTTAGAACACTATAGAAATGACATATTAAATATGAAGAGAATAGAGGCATTTCTTACAAATAAATATATTATAACTTAAATTTTACAAATGTTGTTGAGGGATTATATTTATTATAGTATTATAGTTTCTAGGGCGTAGGTTAAATTTACTCCGAAAATAATATCAGTCAAAATGTTTAATATTTGATTTTAAATAAATCTAGAAAAGTATCAAAATGATTTTTAAAGAAAATGGGTGAGTGTATGAGAATAGAAAAGGGAATAGGAATAAAGAATGTCTTAAAGATAATGTGCCCAGGCACTCAACTAAGGGAAGGTCTTGAAAATATATTAAGAGCTAAAACAGGTGGCTTATTAGTGATTGGTGACGATGAAGAAGTTATGAAACTCGTTGATGGTGGTTTTTATATTAATTCAGAGTATACACCATCATATGCATACGAATTAGCTAAAATGGATGGAGCTATAGTCATAACTGGAGATTTAAAGAAAATCGTTTGTGCTAATGCGCAATTAATACCGGATTCATCTATTCCAACATATGAAACAGGAACTAGGCATAGAACAGCGCATAGGGTAGCTAAGCAAACGAATAACATAGTAATTGCAATTTCTCAAAGAAGAAATATAATAACTATGTACAAGGGTGATATAAAGTATGTATTAAGAGAAAGTAGTGTAATTCTTGGAAAGGCAAATCAAGCGCTTCAAACACTAGAAAAATATGTTGCAGTACTTGAACGTGTTATTAATAACTTGAATTTATTGGAGTTTCAAGACTTAACAACACTATTCGATGTAGTTACAGCAATTCAAAGAACTGAAATGGTAATGAGAATAGTGGAAGAAATTAATATGTATATACTAGAGTTGGGGAATGAAGGACGATTAATATCAATGCAATTAAATGAATTAGTTAAGCATATAGAAAGAGATGGAATATTGCTAATTAGAGATTATTGTAAAGATGGACTTCAATATAACGAGGTATATGAACACATTCAAAAACTAAATTCTTCAGAATTATTAGAATTAGACGCAGTTGCAAGAACATTAGGTCGTGGAGGAATTCCGCTTATGGATACATTAATATCTCCAAAGGGATATAGAATGTTGAGTAAGGTGCCAAGAATACCATCTAATGTTATTGATAATCTTATAAAAGAATTTGAAGAATTAAGTAATATAATTGATGCTGATATAAATGACTTAGATAATGTTGAAGGAATAGGAGAAGCGAGAGCTACTGCCATTAAAGATGGATTGAAACGTATAAAAGAGCAAGTCTCATTAAAAAAGGAAATATGATAATTTAATTTGTGTTAAATTAAATTGAATTTAGTTTATACAGAGAAAAAGGCATTTATTTTGATTTATTGATATAAGATTTAATCTGATTTTTTAAACTTGAATGAAATTATTAGTAAACTTAATAATTTATTCATTTTAGAGGTACTTATTGTATGATATAATTAATATGATTTAGAGAAATATTGAAAATATGATTAAAATACTATCTAATTGTAAATAATTAGAAGGAGGTGAAGTATGTGTTAAAAAGACTATTAAGGGGAATTTTTTCTGTAATTGGATTGATACTGGGATATTTCATATCTGAAATATTACTTACAATCCCTCAGGTTGATAATTTAACTTACATTTCAACCACTATTACTAGAGTTTTATTTATTATTATCATATCTTTTATTTTTGGACTTATATTTTATATTATTTCTCCTATTATATACAAAGGAATTTCTAATTTAATTGAGTATATTGAAAAGAGTATGCAAAAAATGAGCATAACTGAAATCATTTATGGAACTTTTGGAGCTGTAATTGCTTTAATTCTTATGACGTTTATTGCAAAACCGATAAATGATATAAATATAATTGGGCCAATTTTATTAATTTTATTAAATGTGTTAGCTGCTATAATAGGTGCAGAAATAATGATTAAAAAAAAGGAAGATATAACAGCTCTTCTTGTTAATATGAAAAAGCCTGTAATTAAAGAGAAAAAAGTTAAAGAGGTAATAAAAGAATCTATAAAAGGAATTCCAAAAGTATTAGATACATCAGTTATAATTGATGGGAGAATATTTGATATTTGTGAGACTGGATTTGTTGAAGGACCACTGGTTATACCTAACTTTGTACTGGATGAATTAAGACATATATCCGATTCTTCTGATTCGCTAAAAAGAAATAGAGGAAGAAGAGGTCTAGATATATTAAATAA from the Clostridium beijerinckii genome contains:
- the radA gene encoding DNA repair protein RadA, translating into MKKKTLYRCNSCGFESIKWLGKCPTCNSWNTLEEITIEAKNLETRSRQIAKKPLKKLFEIVSNKSDRIVTGINEFDRVMGGGIVKDSISIITARPGAGKSTLLLEISDAVAQKGYKVIYASGEESDSQIKNRADRILNKIHEDIWVLQETSLDNVLDAVEEIDPDIIIIDSIQTFTMESSLPARAGSPTQTMECANALLQVAKNDKRPRAVIIVGQMTKSDELAGLRALEHLVDTVLIIEDDSDEELRVLVSSKNRFGGIENGFFQMGERGIISIDNPSEFFMTKREEGEIVSGSALTVIKEGTRAIITEIESLVSKSFTPYPTRIGETLGKDKLNTLISILEQRGGINLYDKNVIIKTTGGIKIREQGINLAVIMSIVSSVKQQGIESNIAFIADVGLTGELKKVPSLESRIRELERMGFKKVYVPKDSIGKSSSLKKIDIIELKTLMDVINNVYRS
- a CDS encoding glutaredoxin family protein, translated to MVKVYTTNTCPWCVKAKSFLKSENIEFQELNVQDDMEAREEMIKKSNQMGVPVLDINDNIIIGFDKPAILKALGK
- a CDS encoding ATP-dependent Clp protease ATP-binding subunit, giving the protein MEYNKLTERAQAVILEAENESEKFKHGYVGTEHILLGILKEDGYSAKLLKKYGVNSENIRNMIQRYLGYGDIKKTDDNILLTPRTKRLIDESFAAAKRLNHKYVSPEHILLALLNQEEGMAYTILKSLNLNFTIISEELLVFLSGTYEDKASDKNIIDNKKANTPMLDKYGRDLTVLSKEQGLDPVIGRDNETQRLLEILCRRIKNNPCLIGEPGVGKTAVVEGLAQRIVEGNIPEILRNKRVVSLDLTSMIAGAKYRGEFEERLKKTMDEIIKDKDIIIFIDEIHTIIGAGGAEGAIDASNILKPALARGEIQCIGATTIDEYRKYIEKDSALERRFQPVTVGEPSKEETLKILKGLRDKYEAHHRVEITDEALEAAVNLADRYITDRFMPDKAIDLIDEGAAKVRIQSLTAPPDLKDLEEKIENIGKEKEEAIRVQDFERAANLRDKERILKEQLGNMKDSWDTQNSIKTLVVDAEKIASVVSSWTKIPIQKLTESESERLLKLEEILHKRVVGQNEAVKSIARAVRRARVGIKDPNRPIGSFIFLGPTGVGKTELSKALAEAMFGDENNIIRIDMSEYMESHSVSRLIGSPPGYVGHEEGGQLTEAVRRKPYSIVLLDEIEKANPEVFNILLQIMEDGRLTDGKGKIVNFKNTIIIMTSNVGAHQIKKQKSIGFSSVTSKNENETEYEKMKENILGELKQKFRPEFLNRIDDTIVFHKLSDEDLNQIIDLMLASIRKRLEDRDIYLNFEDNSKKFLLNKGIDLDYGARPLRRLIIKEVEDKLSEEILQGNIRIGDRVKVSELENKLIFKRLAESNLELNKN
- the disA gene encoding DNA integrity scanning diadenylate cyclase DisA is translated as MRIEKGIGIKNVLKIMCPGTQLREGLENILRAKTGGLLVIGDDEEVMKLVDGGFYINSEYTPSYAYELAKMDGAIVITGDLKKIVCANAQLIPDSSIPTYETGTRHRTAHRVAKQTNNIVIAISQRRNIITMYKGDIKYVLRESSVILGKANQALQTLEKYVAVLERVINNLNLLEFQDLTTLFDVVTAIQRTEMVMRIVEEINMYILELGNEGRLISMQLNELVKHIERDGILLIRDYCKDGLQYNEVYEHIQKLNSSELLELDAVARTLGRGGIPLMDTLISPKGYRMLSKVPRIPSNVIDNLIKEFEELSNIIDADINDLDNVEGIGEARATAIKDGLKRIKEQVSLKKEI
- a CDS encoding protein arginine kinase, with product MNSWEDDNERLGAVLSSKVLLARNFSNLPFPNKLNYIKGRENGKEVYNVLRNELDNEEITLYEIWNTKEEFSKQYLERDLISKELLKNSDKGSFILNKEEDLSIMINEKDHINLQCVSDGLKLEEIFERATVIDDKIEENFDYAFDETLGYLTASPENIGTGMKASVVLHLPALSMSEEISNISKKLGKLGIAIKGVHLDGTKVFGNLYRIFNKVSLGLTEENIINKLKEAVWSIIIEENKFREILLSKCRHELEDKIYRAYGILKYAMILDFKESIELLSNVRLGAELSIINIDKGKLDKLFILITNSSLQNYLKKSLDDKEIKYERAKLVKEMLT
- a CDS encoding PIN/TRAM domain-containing protein, with amino-acid sequence MLKRLLRGIFSVIGLILGYFISEILLTIPQVDNLTYISTTITRVLFIIIISFIFGLIFYIISPIIYKGISNLIEYIEKSMQKMSITEIIYGTFGAVIALILMTFIAKPINDINIIGPILLILLNVLAAIIGAEIMIKKKEDITALLVNMKKPVIKEKKVKEVIKESIKGIPKVLDTSVIIDGRIFDICETGFVEGPLVIPNFVLDELRHISDSSDSLKRNRGRRGLDILNKIQKELAIETQIVEDDFPKIAEVDAKLLKLAQKMEGKVITNDYNLNKVAEFQGVPVLNINELSNAIKPVVLPGEEMTIDIVKDGKESSQGVAYLEDGTMIVVEGGRKYIGQTTSVIVTSVLQTAAGRMIFAKPKDN
- the trxB gene encoding thioredoxin-disulfide reductase yields the protein MSKEKKELDLIIIGGGPAGLTAAMYAGRAKLNTLLLENELVGGQVRNSYTIENYPGFKSIGGGDLADIFQEQARDLGANIDEFDSIEKIYISDDEKIIETESYIYQPKAVIIATGAAPRKLPIPQEEQFSGRGIHYCAICDGALYQGKKVAVVGGGNSALEESIFLTRFAEKVYLIRRYDYFKGEQSLIDEVFNNPKIEVLLNKDLIQANGKEFLESVIIKDTKTQETSSLDVNAVFGYIGTEPRTKEVKDYIKLNEQGYIITDEDLQTNIQGVYAAGDVRQKKYRQITTAVSDGTIALLNAEKYILRKRK